One window of Bacillota bacterium genomic DNA carries:
- a CDS encoding YlbF family regulator: MSVYDKARELVIELRKESTYTEFVEWQEKVLADPDLKAMLTDLRSKEFELQKQELLGQEVPAEQRAKLHRLYDVVRLNPALRRYLELEYRFIQMMMDIQKTINEAMPIKLPEK; the protein is encoded by the coding sequence ATGAGCGTGTACGACAAGGCCAGGGAGCTGGTGATAGAACTGCGTAAGGAGTCAACCTATACCGAGTTTGTCGAATGGCAGGAAAAGGTGCTGGCTGATCCAGACTTGAAGGCAATGCTTACCGATCTCCGTTCCAAGGAATTTGAGCTGCAAAAGCAAGAACTGTTGGGCCAGGAGGTGCCCGCTGAACAAAGAGCCAAACTCCATAGACTTTACGACGTTGTCCGGCTCAATCCGGCGCTGCGTCGCTACCTGGAGTTGGAGTACCGGTTTATCCAAATGATGATGGATATCCAGAAGACAATTAATGAAGCGATGCCAATAAAGCTTCCAGAAAAATAG
- a CDS encoding DUF1028 domain-containing protein, which yields MTEGSYLKLSTFSITARCPQTGRVGVAVATASMAVGALCPVVVPEIGAAATQAWVNPLLAETAVRYLADGRDAETALELALKKDSDCQYRQLAVVPVSGAPAAWTGGKCDPFAGQHLGEEWVVLGNMLKGIQVLDAVHACFAAGADMELSQRLLRALEAGVQAGGDRRGLESAALIVADGPEFPYVDLRVDWHEQPVAELRRLYNLWNKRVLRHYSALQSRFSDYRAAEC from the coding sequence ATTACGGAGGGGAGTTATTTGAAACTGTCGACCTTTTCAATTACGGCCCGTTGCCCGCAAACCGGGCGGGTCGGCGTCGCTGTGGCCACCGCCAGCATGGCGGTAGGGGCGTTGTGCCCAGTGGTTGTGCCGGAAATCGGAGCAGCGGCGACCCAGGCCTGGGTCAATCCTTTATTGGCGGAGACTGCGGTCCGCTATCTTGCCGACGGCCGGGATGCGGAAACAGCCTTGGAACTGGCCCTGAAGAAGGACAGCGATTGTCAGTATCGCCAGTTGGCAGTGGTGCCGGTTTCCGGGGCACCGGCAGCCTGGACGGGCGGAAAATGCGACCCCTTTGCCGGCCAGCATCTCGGTGAGGAGTGGGTGGTATTGGGCAATATGCTGAAAGGGATCCAGGTCCTGGATGCGGTCCATGCTTGTTTTGCCGCCGGCGCCGATATGGAGCTGTCTCAAAGACTGCTCAGGGCGCTGGAAGCCGGGGTTCAGGCTGGTGGCGACCGGCGGGGACTGGAATCGGCGGCTCTGATTGTGGCCGATGGGCCAGAATTTCCCTATGTGGACCTGCGGGTGGATTGGCATGAGCAGCCGGTGGCTGAGTTGCGGCGCCTCTATAATCTATGGAATAAACGGGTGCTACGCCATTACTCCGCGCTTCAGTCCCGGTTCAGCGATTATCGGGCGGCAGAATGTTGA
- a CDS encoding GNAT family N-acetyltransferase produces MPALSLLCEVSVMTVKIVDYDHSYAAGVAQMWNESDAAWPWSFTGGIPMTAEFVRDWMDDTDYISLQVAVEQEQVLGFCLVTVYPNERDCCYVQLLNVSPASHGKGVGRDLLKRAVEAAAAGNYRRIDLNTWASNKKAVPLYKKCGFFWLEDTSVYMQNFVPAIMNTDAGRDFFARHDWYSTTVRDLDVVEDKEQFHGNASYRYKWQADGDVLEVVIDRDSQAITALGTKEFFAAAWAEPKPMTNSPLQVYWRLENRSDRELSYALVASGQKGVEGSFQQGGNVRDELEFSAAFKIGEEAGPSDKPRRVPASVSSSLVVNNQPLRLVTGIRPMHPVQINTGPEHPAVASGSETVVVVNLKEMAGKAVQGRAQFAGSGVEANPKEIDFSLSAQETTGVQLTIRGRESGVGRLVISIQTDAGQELSEVVPVAVLGNAPVCYRQGKKLVSQNSRLRVELDLKGGRAELYDRATGKLALAVSAPAVGPNYWPSEFLGSEGEPILTTETLGVRFRSVHQPELEVERRVWLREDRLLVQNRLLNRGARELKVSLAQNGHLDWLGGEEHLYLPQGDEVVHQRMVAGGFPAFDNEFPDETESMAQHWLAVTMPGSGQVGGFAWTGAAKHKLYWGQAEPYYNLTIPAGESVSTPELYAIWASGDWRAVQRHWQQLARRQAKQLPLRPVVTIDAQAETGDGQELAVSVYNRRNRSLSGSLHLRSQACSVEPSLLNVKDACRKHPGRYQCTVRGRTGLASVEAVLETPLLTYRRTLPLLIAADAPVQIERGETWTLNNGALALTVSPEFGLITNLLGAGSGQLDSNWPEPAAIGPLNPWYGGIHPVLYPLGFRFPGKLHKADQVQMVKIGRWQGMELRWSRFSYEQLAGLELRVQYLLLPGVNVLAVVRELLNPAGVALTCNWGLAMTPGNAPQAVGYPGFDGSNERLRLGNTFTSVNSEGYLDVYGSTQLRVVTRERVTAVNYQNGLILQIMAPTPVALQGNGVRRVDYLVFGDPGQVTELTTSLDGSE; encoded by the coding sequence ATGCCGGCCCTTAGTCTTTTATGCGAGGTGTCAGTTATGACAGTAAAAATTGTCGATTATGATCACAGTTATGCCGCCGGCGTCGCCCAGATGTGGAATGAGAGCGATGCCGCCTGGCCCTGGAGCTTTACCGGCGGTATCCCCATGACAGCCGAATTTGTCCGGGATTGGATGGATGATACAGATTACATATCATTGCAGGTGGCGGTGGAGCAAGAGCAGGTGTTGGGTTTTTGCCTGGTCACTGTTTACCCCAACGAACGGGATTGTTGTTATGTTCAGCTCCTCAATGTCAGTCCGGCCAGCCACGGCAAGGGTGTGGGCCGGGATTTGCTGAAGCGGGCAGTGGAAGCTGCCGCCGCCGGCAATTATCGGCGAATCGATCTCAATACTTGGGCTTCCAACAAAAAGGCGGTACCTTTGTATAAGAAATGCGGGTTCTTTTGGCTGGAAGATACCAGTGTATACATGCAGAATTTTGTGCCGGCAATTATGAATACCGATGCCGGCCGGGATTTCTTCGCCCGCCATGACTGGTACAGCACAACGGTCCGAGACCTGGATGTGGTCGAAGACAAAGAACAGTTCCATGGCAATGCGAGCTATCGTTACAAATGGCAGGCTGACGGCGATGTACTGGAAGTGGTTATCGACCGCGATTCCCAGGCAATCACCGCCCTAGGCACCAAGGAATTCTTCGCTGCTGCCTGGGCAGAACCAAAACCAATGACCAACAGTCCGCTTCAGGTCTATTGGCGTCTGGAGAACCGAAGTGATCGTGAACTTAGCTACGCCTTGGTGGCCAGCGGTCAAAAGGGAGTTGAAGGTAGCTTTCAGCAGGGCGGCAATGTTCGCGATGAGTTGGAGTTTTCGGCGGCTTTCAAGATAGGCGAAGAAGCGGGCCCCAGCGATAAGCCGCGGCGGGTTCCAGCTTCGGTAAGCTCTTCTTTGGTGGTGAATAACCAGCCCCTGCGCCTTGTCACCGGGATTCGGCCGATGCACCCTGTCCAAATTAACACTGGTCCTGAGCACCCGGCGGTTGCCAGTGGTAGCGAGACGGTGGTTGTGGTCAACTTGAAAGAAATGGCGGGTAAAGCTGTCCAGGGCAGAGCCCAATTTGCTGGCAGCGGAGTTGAGGCCAATCCCAAGGAGATTGATTTTTCCCTGTCGGCCCAGGAAACTACTGGAGTGCAGCTGACTATTCGCGGTAGAGAGTCCGGGGTCGGACGCCTGGTGATCAGCATCCAAACCGATGCCGGGCAGGAGCTGAGCGAGGTCGTGCCTGTAGCGGTACTGGGTAATGCCCCTGTTTGTTACCGCCAAGGTAAAAAGTTAGTGAGCCAGAATTCCCGCTTACGGGTTGAACTTGATTTGAAAGGCGGCAGAGCAGAGCTCTATGACCGGGCCACGGGTAAACTCGCCCTCGCTGTTTCGGCGCCGGCAGTGGGGCCAAACTATTGGCCTTCGGAGTTTCTCGGCAGTGAAGGGGAGCCGATTCTAACTACTGAAACTCTAGGCGTGCGTTTCCGCTCCGTCCACCAGCCAGAACTGGAGGTGGAGCGTCGGGTTTGGCTGCGGGAGGACAGATTGCTGGTTCAAAACCGGCTTTTGAACCGCGGCGCCCGGGAACTAAAGGTGAGCTTGGCCCAGAATGGCCATCTGGACTGGCTGGGTGGCGAAGAGCATCTCTATTTGCCCCAGGGGGATGAAGTTGTCCATCAGCGAATGGTCGCTGGGGGGTTTCCTGCTTTCGACAATGAGTTCCCGGATGAGACTGAGTCCATGGCCCAGCATTGGCTGGCTGTTACAATGCCCGGCAGCGGCCAGGTGGGTGGTTTTGCCTGGACCGGGGCCGCAAAGCATAAACTCTATTGGGGCCAGGCCGAACCCTATTACAATTTGACTATTCCTGCGGGCGAAAGTGTCTCGACGCCGGAGCTCTATGCAATCTGGGCCAGCGGCGACTGGCGGGCGGTGCAGCGCCATTGGCAGCAGTTAGCCCGCCGTCAGGCAAAGCAATTGCCCCTGCGCCCGGTAGTTACTATCGATGCGCAAGCGGAAACTGGTGATGGCCAGGAGCTGGCTGTTTCGGTGTATAACCGACGCAACCGGTCGCTCTCCGGCTCCCTGCATCTCCGATCCCAGGCTTGTAGCGTTGAGCCTTCGCTGCTGAACGTGAAAGATGCCTGCCGCAAGCATCCCGGCCGCTATCAGTGTACTGTCCGGGGCCGCACCGGCCTGGCCTCGGTGGAGGCCGTCCTGGAGACCCCCTTGCTCACCTATCGCCGCACGTTGCCGCTGCTAATTGCTGCCGACGCTCCGGTCCAGATAGAGAGGGGCGAGACCTGGACACTAAATAACGGCGCGCTTGCGCTGACAGTGTCACCCGAATTTGGCCTCATCACAAACCTGCTGGGCGCAGGAAGCGGACAGCTGGATAGCAATTGGCCGGAGCCGGCTGCCATTGGCCCGTTGAACCCGTGGTACGGCGGCATTCATCCAGTGCTCTATCCCCTGGGATTCCGGTTCCCGGGCAAGTTGCACAAGGCCGACCAGGTACAAATGGTGAAAATCGGCAGGTGGCAGGGGATGGAACTCCGCTGGTCCCGGTTTAGCTACGAGCAGTTGGCGGGGCTGGAACTGCGTGTACAGTATCTGCTTTTGCCCGGGGTAAACGTGCTGGCGGTGGTCCGGGAGCTCCTGAACCCCGCGGGCGTCGCCCTAACCTGCAATTGGGGCCTGGCAATGACTCCGGGTAACGCGCCCCAGGCCGTAGGTTACCCCGGCTTTGACGGCAGCAATGAGCGCTTGCGTTTAGGTAATACATTCACCAGCGTCAACAGCGAGGGGTATCTGGATGTTTATGGCTCCACCCAGCTGCGGGTGGTGACTAGGGAGCGCGTTACCGCCGTCAATTATCAGAACGGCCTGATTCTGCAAATCATGGCTCCGACCCCTGTCGCGCTCCAGGGCAACGGCGTACGGCGGGTGGATTATCTGGTCTTTGGCGACCCGGGCCAAGTCACCGAACTGACAACATCTCTGGACGGAAGTGAATAA
- a CDS encoding amidohydrolase family protein, whose translation MRGWSFDFLYLRAGQEPIPGGAVVVEAGDVVWAGPASGAPVRCTHMGGVALPGFVDAHVHLTATGLELTALNAGEFDNIPDLLAAIGRQVPDVSGVVRVWGFDHDQYREGRYPTLAELDAACPDHLLWINHIESHGTLVNSKSLNTLGVVSNHALLVGVENGIARQFFMGRITQEQRRAGIWAAVELALARGVTSIHAMEGGRLFHNLDILAVQQLLPELPIDIVLYPQVTEVDYALSLGLKQIGGCLPLDGSSGVYTAALTSTYHQSDEQGHLYFSREELLGFARAAQKAGLQMAMHACGDAAIDLALDVIEIAAREYPAPLRHRIEHFEIPRRDQARRCRDLNVILSMQPAFDWFWGGPDGDYARTLGPERWQDVNPLGWAVAEGLPVAGGSDSGVTPLNPLLGIQAAVSHHNPVQRVDVARALAMFTEDAALAGGAKAGRLVPGQRANITVLSADPHTEPVNSIRYIPVLATFVGGELRYCH comes from the coding sequence ATGCGGGGCTGGTCCTTTGACTTTCTGTATCTCCGGGCGGGACAGGAGCCGATTCCCGGGGGCGCCGTGGTGGTTGAGGCCGGGGATGTGGTCTGGGCCGGCCCGGCTTCGGGGGCGCCGGTTCGCTGCACACACATGGGCGGAGTGGCGCTGCCGGGGTTTGTGGACGCCCATGTCCATCTGACAGCAACTGGCCTTGAGCTCACGGCCCTCAATGCTGGTGAATTTGACAATATCCCTGATTTGCTGGCCGCAATCGGGCGTCAGGTTCCCGACGTCAGCGGCGTTGTCCGGGTATGGGGTTTTGACCACGACCAGTATCGGGAGGGTCGTTACCCCACCCTGGCAGAACTGGATGCGGCTTGTCCCGACCATTTATTATGGATAAACCATATCGAAAGCCATGGCACTTTGGTGAACAGCAAGAGCTTGAACACCCTGGGTGTGGTCAGCAATCATGCCTTGTTGGTGGGGGTGGAAAACGGCATCGCCCGCCAATTCTTTATGGGCCGCATCACTCAGGAGCAGCGCCGCGCAGGGATCTGGGCGGCGGTGGAACTGGCCTTGGCCCGGGGGGTGACCAGTATTCACGCAATGGAAGGCGGGCGGCTGTTTCACAACCTGGACATTCTTGCGGTGCAGCAGCTTTTGCCGGAATTGCCAATCGACATTGTCCTCTACCCCCAGGTTACCGAGGTTGATTACGCTTTGTCTCTGGGCTTGAAGCAAATTGGCGGTTGTCTGCCCCTGGACGGGTCCAGCGGCGTCTACACTGCCGCCCTCACAAGCACCTACCACCAAAGCGATGAGCAGGGCCACCTCTATTTTTCCCGGGAGGAGCTGTTGGGCTTTGCCCGGGCTGCCCAGAAGGCCGGATTGCAGATGGCAATGCATGCCTGTGGCGATGCCGCCATCGATCTGGCCCTGGATGTGATTGAAATTGCCGCACGGGAGTATCCGGCGCCCCTGAGGCACCGGATTGAGCATTTCGAAATACCCCGCCGTGACCAGGCGCGGCGCTGCCGGGATTTAAATGTAATCTTATCCATGCAGCCGGCTTTTGACTGGTTCTGGGGCGGTCCGGACGGGGACTATGCCCGGACATTGGGGCCGGAGCGTTGGCAGGATGTCAATCCCCTGGGTTGGGCCGTTGCGGAGGGCCTGCCTGTGGCCGGCGGTTCCGACAGCGGCGTTACTCCCCTGAATCCGCTCTTGGGGATTCAGGCGGCCGTCAGCCACCATAACCCTGTTCAGCGGGTGGATGTGGCCCGGGCCCTGGCGATGTTTACCGAGGATGCTGCTCTGGCGGGCGGCGCCAAGGCTGGCCGGCTTGTGCCGGGCCAACGGGCAAATATTACCGTGCTGAGCGCCGACC